Genomic window (Flexivirga aerilata):
AGGCCATCGGGGGCACGCGGCGCTTTGACGGAAAGGAACGGGTCAAGAAGGTGACCAACGCACGAGTGCTCGTCGTCGACGACGATCCATCGCTCGCCGAGATGCTCGGCATCATCCTGCAGGGCGAGGGCCTTGAGGTCAGCCACTGTGCCGACGGCAGCGGCGCGCTGGAGGCCTTCCACGAGAGCAAGCCCGACATGGTGCTGCTCGACGTGATGCTGCCCGGCGTCGACGGCATCGAGGTATGCCGCCGCATCCGTGCCGAGTCGCACGTCCCGATCGTCATGCTCACCGCCCGCACCGACACCGTCGACGTGGTGGTCGGCCTGGAGTCGGGCGCGGACGACTACATCACCAAGCCGTTCAAGCCGCAGGAGCTGGTCGCCCGGGTGCGTGCCCGGCTGCGCCGCGGCGACGAGCCGGAGGCCGAGCTGCTCGAGCTCGGCGACCTCACCATCGACGTCGCCGGCCACTCGGTGAAGCGTGACGGCGCGCCGATCGCGTTGACGCCGCTGGAGTTCGACCTGCTGGTCGCGCTCGGTCGCAAACCGTGGCAGGTGTTCTCCCGCGAGACCCTGCTGGAGCAGGTGTGGGGTTACCGGCACGCCGGTGACACCCGCCTGGTCAACGTGCACGTGCAGCGGCTGCGCTCGAAGGTGGAGAAGGACCCGGAGAACCCGGAGATCGTGCTGACCGTCCGCGGCGTCGGGTACAAGGCAGGACCCGCCTGACCGTGTCCGGTCTGCTCGGTGACGCCCGCGACCGCCTCGGACGGCTCGCCGTCCGGGGCGCCCGGGCGATCGCCCGGCTCTGGCGGCGGTCGCTGCACTTCCGGGTGGTGGTGATCACCGTGCTGCTCGGTGCGATGGTCGCCCTCGCACTCGGCAGTTACATGTACCAGCGGATCGCCTCCGGCCTGGTCGACCGGGCCACCCGCATCACCGAGCAGGAGGGTCTGCAGCAGCGCGACAGCACGCAGCGCGCCTTCAACAACGCGCCGAACACCGACCTGGCGTCGCTGCGCTCGCTGGCCGACCAGATTGCCGGCAGCATCGGCTCGAAGGTCGGCGACCAGAATGCCCGCATCGTCATCACCCGCGCGCCGGACAACAGCTTCCAGTCGCTCGGCACGATCAGCACGCTGCCCGGGGACGAGTCGATCGTCCCGGCCTCCCTGCAGAAGGCGGTGCAGCGCGACACCGAGCACGTGCAGATCCAGATCGCGTCGATGCAGGTCGACGGGCGGGACACGCCGGCGGTCGTGGTCGGGTCGCGCATCGTCATACCCAACGCCGGCGCTTACGACTACTACCTGATCTCGCCGATGTCGGCCGAGTCCCAGATGCTCGCGGTGGTCAAGACCAGCTTCGCGCTCGGCGGCCTGGTGCTGGTGCTGCTCCTCGCCGGCATCGCGTATGTCGTGACGCGCATGGTCGTCACGCCCGTGCGGGCGGCCGCCCACGTCTCCGAACGCCTGACCGCGGGCGCCCTCAACGAGCGCATGCAGGTGAGCGGGGAGGACGACCTGGCCCGGCTCGCGACGTCGTTCAACGCGATGGCCGACAGCCTGCAACGGCAGATCCGGCAGCTCG
Coding sequences:
- the mtrA gene encoding MtrAB system response regulator MtrA, with the translated sequence MTNARVLVVDDDPSLAEMLGIILQGEGLEVSHCADGSGALEAFHESKPDMVLLDVMLPGVDGIEVCRRIRAESHVPIVMLTARTDTVDVVVGLESGADDYITKPFKPQELVARVRARLRRGDEPEAELLELGDLTIDVAGHSVKRDGAPIALTPLEFDLLVALGRKPWQVFSRETLLEQVWGYRHAGDTRLVNVHVQRLRSKVEKDPENPEIVLTVRGVGYKAGPA
- the mtrB gene encoding MtrAB system histidine kinase MtrB codes for the protein MSGLLGDARDRLGRLAVRGARAIARLWRRSLHFRVVVITVLLGAMVALALGSYMYQRIASGLVDRATRITEQEGLQQRDSTQRAFNNAPNTDLASLRSLADQIAGSIGSKVGDQNARIVITRAPDNSFQSLGTISTLPGDESIVPASLQKAVQRDTEHVQIQIASMQVDGRDTPAVVVGSRIVIPNAGAYDYYLISPMSAESQMLAVVKTSFALGGLVLVLLLAGIAYVVTRMVVTPVRAAAHVSERLTAGALNERMQVSGEDDLARLATSFNAMADSLQRQIRQLEDLSQLQQRFTSDVSHELRTPLTTIRMAVDMLHASRADFAAPVARSAELLSRELDRFEVLLTDLLEISRFDAGASTVSAEPVDLRDIVSRVVEASTPLADSHGVKLRVHARKPAVAPMDARRIERIVRNLVANAIEHAEGKPVDITVAANSTAAAVAVRDYGVGLRPGEAAQVFNRFWRADPARARTTGGTGLGLSISLEDARLHDGWLQAWGEPGKGACFRLTLPVRPGIPIRRSPVTLSPDDSEIGGAMPGGNSLTIGTRAALPTLQGPPRKAD